The following are from one region of the Acanthopagrus latus isolate v.2019 chromosome 2, fAcaLat1.1, whole genome shotgun sequence genome:
- the LOC119007852 gene encoding olfactory receptor 13G1-like, translating into MPSHNTSIELTAFVLGGFETTQRPFIVGVSILFLFIVAVLANMVNIVIIAYDKKLHKPMFLLISNLAVVDILCTTSISPTMIGTLLAGVNTISYVPCVVEMYIMHVGGVMEMFALAVMAFDRLIAVSCPFQYHSYLTNLRTILLVYMLWIAACCFVAVMPATVLPLSHCHTKLIYSFCDYAAIMRTTCADLGYYFNMITIISFFLLFFTFSLIALSYFFIAYFVKLSTSEEKRKMGSTCLSHLIVVVCFYLPMFMRIVLSRMGVPLTAEQRHGLTIWSHLGPPSVNPFVYSLRTKEIRQRVWSIFKRFDIS; encoded by the coding sequence ATGCCTTCACACAACACTTCAATCGAACTCACAGCATTTGTTCTAGGTGGTTTTGAAACAACCCAAAGGCCTTTTATAGTCGGTGTGTCTATATTGTTTCTATTTATTGTTGCTGTTCTGGCCAATATGGTAAACATTGTGATCATTGCTTATGACAAGAAACTGCACAAACCGATGTTTCTTCTGATTAGCAACCTTGCTGTTGTTGACATACTGTGCACCACCAGTATCAGTCCAACAATGATCGGGACTCTACTTGCTGGTGTTAATACTATATCCTATGTGCCATGTGTAGTTGAAATGTATATCATGCATGTGGGAGGAGTGATGGAGATGTTTGCTTTAGCAGTTATGGCATTTGATCGTTTGATTGCTGTCAGCTGTCCTTTTCAGTACCACAGTTATCTAACAAATTTGCGCACCATTCTACTTGTATATATGCTGTGGATTGCTGCCTGTTGTTTTGTGGCTGTAATGCCGGCGActgtgctgcctctctctcactgtcacaCAAAGCTGATATACAGTTTCTGTGACTATGCTGCCATAATGAGAACTACTTGTGCTGACCTTGGTTATTATTTCAATATGATAACTATCATATCATTCTTCctcttatttttcactttctctcttatTGCTCTGTCGTACTTTTTCATTgcatattttgtgaaattatccacatcagaggaaaaaaggaaaatgggcAGCACCTGTTTGAGTCACTTGATCGTGGTAGTCTGTTTTTACCTTCCAATGTTTATGCGCATTGTCTTAAGCAGAATGGGTGTGCCATTAACTGCTGAGCAACGCCATGGTTTAACGATCTGGTCCCACCTCGGCCCACCGTCAGTGAATCCTTTCGTCTACAGTTTAAGGACAAAAGAAATTAGACAAAGGGTTTGGAGCATTTTCAAAAGATTTGACATATCTTAG
- the LOC119007844 gene encoding olfactory receptor 13G1-like, translating to MPSHNASIELTAFVLGGFETTQRPFIVGVSILFLFIVAVLANMVNIVIIAYDKKLHKPMFLLICNLAVVDILCTTSISPTMIGTLLAGVNTISYVPCVVEMYIMHVGGVMEMFALAVMAFDRLIAVSCPFQYHSYLTNLRTILLVYMLWIAACCFVAVMPATVLPLSHCHTKLIYSFCDYAAIMRTTCADLGYYFNIITVISFFLLFFTFSLIALSYFFIAYFVKLSTSEEKRKMGSTCLSHLIVVVCFYLPMFMRIVLSRMGVPLTAEQRHGLSVWSYIGPPSVNPVVYSLRTKEIRQRVWSIFKRAYTS from the coding sequence ATGCCTTCACACAACGCTTCAATCGAACTCACAGCATTTGTTCTAGGTGGTTTTGAAACAACCCAAAGGCCTTTTATAGTCGGTGTGTCTATATTGTTTCTATTTATTGTTGCTGTTCTGGCCAATATGGTAAACATTGTGATCATTGCTTATGACAAGAAACTGCACAAACCGATGTTTCTTCTGATTTGCAACCTTGCTGTTGTTGACATACTGTGCACCACCAGTATCAGTCCAACAATGATCGGGACTCTACTTGCTGGTGTTAATACTATATCCTATGTGCCATGTGTAGTTGAAATGTATATTATGCATGTGGGAGGAGTGATGGAGATGTTTGCTTTAGCAGTTATGGCATTTGATCGTTTGATTGCTGTCAGCTGTCCTTTTCAGTACCACAGTTATTTAACAAATTTGCGCACCATTCTACTTGTATATATGCTGTGGATTGCTGCCTGTTGTTTTGTGGCTGTAATGCCGGCGActgtgctgcctctctctcactgtcacaCAAAGCTGATATACAGTTTCTGTGACTATGCTGCCATAATGAGAACTACTTGTGCTGACCTTGGTTATTATTTCAATATAATAACTGTCATATCATTCTTCctcttatttttcactttctctcttatTGCTCTGTCGTACTTTTTCATTgcatattttgtgaaattatccacatcagaggaaaaaaggaaaatgggcAGCACCTGTTTGAGTCACTTGATCGTGGTAGTGTGTTTTTACCTTCCAATGTTTATGCGCATTGTCTTAAGCAGAATGGGTGTGCCATTAACTGCTGAGCAACGCCATGGCTTGTCAGTCTGGTCCTACATTGGCCCACCATCAGTGAATCCTGTTGTCTACAGTTTAAGGACAAAAGAAATTAGACAAAGGGTTTGGAGCATTTTCAAAAGAGCTTACACATCTTAG